The window CGGCGGGGGTGGCTCAGCGGCATGACGGTCCTTCGCGCCAGGGGGTGCACCAGGAGGAGGCACCGCGATACGGGTGCCAGGGAATTGTGCACCAGGGGAGTGGACAACCAATCATCCCATGATTCTATGATGGGGCGCATGACTGGCGAGGAAACCCGGACGACGATGGCACCACCGATACGCAGCTCCGCGCACGACGCGGACCTCCGGCCGCCCGTCACGCGCGCGTGGATGACGCGCCTGGTGATCGTCGGCATCGTCCTGACCGCCCTCAACCTGCGTCCCGCCATCACCAGCCTCGGCGCCCTCCTCGAAGAGGTGCGCGACGGACTCGGCATGAGCGGCAGCGTCGCCGGCCTCCTCACCTCCGTACCGCCCCTGTGCTTCGCCGTCTTCGGCGTCATGGCACCGCGCCTCGCCCGCCGTTTCGGACCCGCCGCCGTGGTCTGCGCCGGCATGCTGGCGATCGGTGCGGGCCTGGCCGTCCGGCCGTTCGCGGGCAGCACGGCCGGCTTTCTGGCGGCCAGCGCCCTCGCGCTCATGGGCATCGCGGTCAGCAACGTCCTCATGCCGGTGATCGTCAAGCGCTGGTTCCCGGACCGGGTCGGCTCCATGACCGGCCTCTACTCCATGGCCCTCGCCCTCGGCACCGCCTCCGCGGCCGCCGTCACCGTGCCCATGACACGGGCCCTGGGAGGCGCCTGGCAGTCGGGTCTCGCCGTCTGGGCGGGCCTCGCGGCCGTCGCGGTCCTGCCGTGGATCCCCCTCGCGCGGGCCCGGGGCACGGCCCTGTCCGCCGAGCGCGTCCCCGCCGCGGCCTCCGGATCGGCGCAGGAGGCCGCTCCGCTGCGGATCACCCGGAGCCGTACCGCCTGGGCCCTCGCCGTGTTCTTCGGGCTCCAGGCCACCGCCGCGTACATCACGATGGGCTGGATGGCGCAGATCTTCCGGGACGCGGGTGTCCCGGCGGGCACCGCCGGACTGCTGCTCGCGGTCACGATGGTGATGGGCGTGCCGCTGGCCTTCGTCATTCCGCGGCTGGCCACCCGGATGCCCCACCAGGGACCGATCGTGGTCGCCCTCGGCCTCTGCGGCTTCGTCGGCTACGCGGGCCTCTACCTCGCTCCGGCGGGCGGCGCCTGGGCCTGGGCCCTGCTGCTCGGCGTCTCCAACTGCGCGTTCCCGCTGGCCCTCACGATGGTCGGCATGCGGGCCAGGACCGGCGCGGGGGTCGCGCAGCTGTCGGCCTTCGCGCAGAGCACCGGGTACCTCATCTCGATCCCCGGCCCGCTGCTGGTGGGCGTGCTCTACCAGCACAGCGGTGGCTGGGGACTGCCGATCGCCCTCATGACGGGCCTGATGGTCCCGCAGATCGTGGTGGGCGTCCTCGCGGGCCGCGACCGCACCGTGGAGGACGAGGCCGCGCGGTGACATGACGGACGGCGTGCGCGTGGCCGCCCCGGGGGGCCGACCCCACCGGTGAGGGGGCGGGCGGAGGGTGCGAGACTTGCCGTATGCCCGTGCTCGATCCGAACCCTCAGAACGGCCAGAAGAAGATGCTGCTCGTCTTCGGCGCGTTCCTTCTCATCTTCGTGGTCATCGGCGTCATCGCGTCGATCGCCTCCCCCTGAACGCGGCGGTCCGCCACCGGCCGTGACCCCGACGCCCCGACCTCCGCGCGACGCGATGGTGGGGTTGTCCCCACCATCCCCTAGGGGGTGAGTGTCAGGGTCAAGTGGGTGGATCACCGGATGGGTTGGGCGTTCCCGAGTCCGTACCTTCGAGATGTGACCGCGAGGACGCGGACCACGGACCACTCGGAGCCCCACGGAGGCGGCATGTCGGCCCCTACGCACATCACGCCCCGTCCGGCGAGCAGGCGCGGCGTCGAGGTCACGCTGCCCTGGTGGGCGCTCGTCCTCCCCGCGCTCGCCTTCGTGGCGCTCCTGCTGCTGATCCTGAACCCGGCGGACGCCCACGCGGCGGGCACGGACCCGGTGGTCGGAAACCTGTTCGAGCGGATCCAGCAGATCGTGCTGCACGAGGACTCCTGAGTTCCCGGCGCCCATGGCGGGCAGCGCATCAACTCCCTGCGCCCCATGGCGTGTTTCGTGCGAAGCTGGGACTCATGAGCGTCGCAGAACCCCGCAGGATTGTCCTTTTCCGGCATGCGAAGGCCGACTGGCCCGACGTGCCCGACCACGAGCGTCCGCTCGCTGAGCGGGGCCGCAAGGACGCCGCCGTCGCCGGACGCAAGCTGGCCGACTCCGGCATCCCCTTCGATCTGGCCCTCTGCTCCACCGCGGTCCGGACCCGCGAGACATGGAAGCTCGCCGTCCATGAGCTCCCGCACCGGCCGAAAACGGTCTATGAGGAGCGGCTCTACGAGGCCTCACCCGGCCAGCTGATCGCCGTACTCAACGAAACCCCGGACGACGTGCGCAACGCCCTCCTGATCGGGCACAACCCCGGAGTGCAGGGCCTCGCGGACATCCTGGCCGACCGGTCCGAGGATGACGCGCAGGAGCGGCTGAGCCGCCACGAGTTCCCCGCCGCCGCCTTCGCCGTGTTCTCCTTCACCGGCTCGTGGAAGAGCCTGGAGCCCGGCGCGGCCACGCTGGTCGAGCACTGGGACCCGTCCGAGTAGTCACCCGCCGAACGCGGACGGGGCCCGGCACCTTCACGGTGCCGGGCCCCGTCCCTGTCGTGGGAGACCCGGGTGAGGACCCGGGTGGGTTGCGGGGACGCGTCAGTCCACGTGCATGTCCGCCGCCTCGACCTCTTCCCGCGTCACACCGAGCAGGTAGAGGACCGTGTCCAGGAAGGGGAAGTTCACCGCGGTGTGCGCCGCCTGGCGCACTACCGGCTTGGCGTTGAAGGCCACCCCCAGGCCGGCCGCGTTGAGCATGTCCAGGTCGTTGGCGCCGTCACCGATCGCCACCGTCTGAGTGAGCGGTACGCCCGCCTCCGCGGCGAACCGGCGCAGCAGCCGTGCCTTGCCCGCGCGGTCCACGATCTCGCCGGTGACCCTGCCCGTCAGCTTCCCGTCGACGATCTCCAGCGTGTTGGCCTGGGCGAAGTCGAGCCCGAGCCGCTCCTTGAGATCGTCCGTCACCTGCGTGAACCCGCCCGAGACGACCCCGACCTGGAAACCGAGCCGCTTCAGCGTACGGATGAGCGTGCGCGCGCCCGGCGTCAGCCGCACCTCGCTGCGCACCTTGTCCACCACGGAGGCGTCGAGCCCTTCGAGGAGCGCCACGCGCGCGTGCAGCGACTGCTCGAAGTCCAGCTCCCCGCGCATCGCGGCCGCCGTCACCTCGGCGACCTCGTCCTCGCAGCCGGCGTGTGCGGCGAAGAGCTCGATGACCTCGTCCTGGATGAGCGTGGAGTCCACGTCCATGACGACCAGGCGCTGCGCCCGCCGGTGCAGCCCGGCGGCGACCACCGCGATGTCGACGCCGAGAGCCGCGGCCTCGGTCACCAGGGCGGTCCTGAGCGCCTCGGGCTCCGTACCGGAGACAGCGAACTCGACGGCCGTCACGGGGTACTTGGCCAGCCGGAAGATACGGTCGATGTTGCCGCCGGTCCCGGTGATCCGGGCGGCGATGGCGGCCGTCGACTCCGCGGTGAGCGGATGCCCGAGGACGGTCACCAGCGACCTGCCGTGCCCGCGCGGCCGGTTGTCGCCGTGCCCGGAGATGATCTCGGCCTGCAGCCTCATCGAGTCGGCCCAGCTGTGCACCGTGGCCCGCAGATCGCCTTCCAGACCGGCCGGCGGATGTGTCACGAGCGCGCACAGCACGATCCGGCCACGGGTGACGACCTGCTCGATGTCGACCACGTCGACCGAGTAGGCGGCAAGGGTGTCGAAGAGCCCGGCCGTGATACCGGGACGGTCCTTGCCGAAGATCTTGACGAGGAGAGTGGGAACGTCAGAGGTCTGCGATGAGCTCATGGTGTTCACACCGTATCCGGCACCCCGTGCCGCCCGCCCCCGAGGTCCGCCTGACGGACACGGAACAGTAGGTGTCCCCGGGATGTCCCCGGACCGTACGGATCATGTCCGCCCCTCGTCCCGCTCTTCGCCCCGGCCCTCGTCCCGTCCCTGGTCATCGCCGTCCGCCCGGCTTCCGCGGCGGGGGCGGGGGCGGCAGCTCGTCCGGCGGGGGAGGCGGCCCGTCCTGCGACGACCGGGAGCGGTGCCGAGACCCCGGACCGGCCGGCGGCGGGGGAGGCGGGATGAAGGGCCCGGCCACCGTCCGAGCCCCGTACACGTCGTCGGGCGGCCGGGCGCCGGGGAGCCGCCCGCCGGGAGCCTGCCCGCCGGGGGAGGAAGGAGCACCGGGGGTCCGCGCGCCGGGTCCCCGACCGGGCCCGGGCTCCCGCAGCTCGTCGGGCAGCCGCAGATAGGGGTTCGTGTCCGGGTTCGCCGGCCGGAACGGCGTTCCGGGGTGGTAGGGCCCGGCCTCCCCGGCGGCCTCCGCGTACGGGGCACCGGACCCGGTGCCCGCCCCGACCCGTGCCTGCGGAGCCGCCTGCCGGCCGGCGGCGCCCGTGGCGCACGCGAGCAGCGCGCCCGCCGCCCCCGCTCCCGCGCCCCACAGCGCACCGAGCAGCAGAGCCATGCCCAGCTGCCCCCGCAGCTCGATCCCGGAGTCGAACGCGTCGATGCCCAGCACGGACAGGGAGGCGTCCACGGACACCTCCGTCAGCCAGGCCAGCAACGGCATCGCCGACGCGGTCACGACCGCCAGCCGCAGCGCGCAGCGACCCGCGAAACCGAGGACGCCCCGCTCCCGTACGAACGGCGTGCGCGCCGCGGTCAGGACGCCCGCGAACAGCATCATCAGGGCCGCGGCGACCCCCAACAGCCATACGCGGCTGTCCAGTTCGGCCAGCCTGCCGAGCGTGACGGGCTGCTCGGAGAACTTCAGGAGGTCGTCCATGGGATCCGGCAGGAACTGGAGGAACGGACCCGTCGCCTTCCCGTCCCACGGCACGAAGAGCCCGATCGGGATGCCGAGCCACACCCCGTTGGGCGCCCCGAGCAGGGCGGCGCCGGCGATCCGCTTGGGGTTGTCGTCGCCGAGAGCCGCGTACGCCGCCGCCGCGCAGCCCGCCAGGACCGCCACCAGCACAACCGTGACCAGCGCGGACACCGCGGGACGCACCAGGCGGTGCACCGCTGTCCAGCCGGGCGGCAGCGGGGTCCGGCGCGAGGCCAGCAGCGCGATCACCAGGACGCCGAGCACCCAGCCCAGGCCGCCGAGGAGGGTCGGTACCGTCTCGACGGTGAAGCCCACCTGGGCGTTCGCCTCCGCGAGATCCCCGAGCCGGTCCGGCAGCAGGCCGCCGATGTCGCCGAGCCCGGGCACCTCCACGGCGTCGGGCAGCCCGCCGCCCGGCAGCTCGTCGAGCCCGAGCGAACCGCCGTCGATCGTGATGATGTCGTGTCCCGCCCAGGCGAGACCGCCCAGCATCGCCACGAAGAGAGCGGCCACCGTGCCCGCCCGCGCGAGCAGTTCGGCGGGTGCGATCACCGCTCCCGCACCGTGCAGGGAACGCAGGAAGAACCAGGACAGCAGCAGCGCGCCCACCAGGCTCACACCGAGTGGCGTGATCTGGAGGGCCGTCTCGGCCTGCGCGCCGTCCAGGCCGAAAGCCGACACGTCACCCGAGGGAGTCACCGAACCACCCGCCCCGAGCGCCACAACCGCCGCGGTCATCGGCCCGAGCGAGGCCTCCGCGTCCGCGCCGAGCAGATGCAGGCCCAGTGCCGCGACGCCCGCCATCCCGATCAACGCCCAGCTCACGGCGGCGATCGAGGACAACAGCACATCACCCAGTGGCACGCGCCTGCCGTGTCCCACGGACCCGTCGCTCATCGTCAGCCCCCCGACTCCGCACCGCGACACTTCCACCGCGGTGTCCCCCTCGCGTGGGATTACCACTCTCCGGGCCGGTTTCAACCCCGTCAACGGAAACGGACAAGCCGCCCGTACGCGGTCTTCACGGGGCCCGACTTTCGGTCAGAGGCCTCCTACTGAAATAGTTCCCCACGATGTTCGACATCCCTAGACTCCCTGTGTTGGGGGTAACTCGGGGGACAACACAGTGGGGCATGGAGTGCCGGAACTCGTACTGGAATTGAACGGACGGACCTGGACGCTCGACGCGTCCAGGCCATACACCCTCGGGCGTGATCCGCAGGGGGACGTGGTGCTCGACGACGCCAGGGTGTCCTGGCGTCACGCCACGATCAGCTGGGGCGGCCGCAGTTGGGTCATAGAGGACCACGGCAGCACCAACGGCACATTCGTGCAGGGGCAGCGGATCCATCAGATGGAGATCGGCCCCGGCTCGGCCGTGCACCTCGGCAACGCGACCGACGGACCACGCCTGAGCCTGTCGGGCGCCGCGGCCGCCGCACCGCAGGCGCAGCAGCAGCCGTACGCGGCGCAGGGCGCACCGGCGGCCGGCTGGGCCCAGCAGGCGCCGCCGCCGCAGCAGCCCGCGCCGGAGCAGGGCTGGCAGCAGCCCCAGCAGGGCGGGCACATCCCGCAGCAGCAGGGACCCGGTGGGGGCGCGGGGGCGCCGCCGGTCTACGGCGACCGCAGCCCGACCACGTTCCACCAGATGTCCCTCGGCCGTGTGATGCGCATCGGCCGTGCGCTGGAGAACGAACTGGTCGTGTCCGACCTGCAGGTCTCACGCCACCACGCCGAGTTCCACGCGACGCCCGACGGGCGTTACGAGATCCGCGACCTCGGCTCGCACAACGGCACGTACGTCAACGGTATGCCGATCGCCAAGGGCGGCTCCGCGCTGCTCGGCCCGAACGACATCGTCGGCGTCGGCCACTCGACGTTCCGCCTGGTGGGCGACCGCCTCGAGGAGTTCGTCGACACCGGTGAGGTCTCCTTCTCGGCCCGCCACCTGACCGTCACGGTCGACGGCGGCAAGCAGATCCTCAAGGACGTCTCCTTCGGCGTACCGGAGAAGTCGCTCATCGCGGTCATCGGCCCCTCCGGTTCCGGCAAGTCGACGCTCCTGAAGGCGCTCACGGGCTACCGCCCCGCCAACCAGGGCGACGTCCTCTACGACAACCGGAACCTCTACAAGCAGTTCGCCGAGCTGCGTCAGCGCATCGGTCTGGTCCCGCAGGACGACATCCTGCACAAGGAACTGACCGTCAAGAAGGCCCTCAAGTACGCGGCCAAGCTGCGCTTCCCCGCGGACACCACGACGCAGGAGCGCGACGCCCGGATCGACGAGGTGCTGCGCGAGCTGAAGCTCGACGTCCACAAGGAGAAGAAGGTCACCTCCCTCTCCGGTGGCCAGCGCAAGCGCGTCTCGGTGGCCCTGGAGCTGCTCACCAAGCCGTCGCTGATCTTCCTGGACGAGCCGACCTCCGGTCTCGACCCGGGCATGGACCGCGATGTCATGCAGCTGCTGCGCGGCCTCGCCGACGACGGCCGTACGGTCCTCGTCGTCACGCACTCCGTGGCCGAGCTGGCCATCTGCGACAAGCTTCTGGTCATGGCGCCCGGCGGCTCGGTGGCCTATTTCGGTCCGCCCGAGGAGGCACTGAACTTCTTCGGCTACGACACCTGGGCCGATGTCTTCTCCGCCTTCGAGAACTACCGCGACTACGACTGGGCGGGCCGCTGGAAGGGCTCGCAGCACTACCAGATGTACGCCGCGGACATCGACGCCGTCGCCCCGCAGTCCGTACACATGCCGTCGCCGCAGGCGATGCGGCCGCCGAAGCCGCAGGGCTGGCTCTCCCAGCTGAGCACGCTGGTCCGGCGGTACGTCTCGGTCATCGTGTCCGACAAGGGTTTCCTGGCCCTGACGGTGATCCTGCCGGCGGTCCTCGGCGCGGTCAGCCTGCTCATCGAGCCGGACAAGACGCTGCTGGTCAACAAGCAGCTGGGTCCGAACGGCCTGCCGATCCCGAACAGCACGGCCGCCACGGTGCTGCTGATCCTCGCCGTCGGCGCCTGTTTCGCGGGCGCCGCCAACTCGGTCCGTGAGCTGATCAAGGAACGGGTCATCTACGAGCGGGAGCGCGCGACCGGCCTGTCGCGCTCGGCGTATCTGATGTCCAAGGTGATCGTCCTGGGCGTCATCACGATGCTCCAGGGCGCACTGGTCGGCGCGATCGGCTTCATGAGCCGCACGATCCCCGACGAGGGCCTCATCCTCGGAGGCGCGGTCGCGATCGAGCTCTCCCTGCCGATCATGGCGCTGGGCTTCACCTCGATGATGTTCGGCCTGGTCATCTCCTCGCTGGTGAAGACCGCCGAGAAGACCATGCCCCTGTTGGTGATGTTCGCGATCATCCAGGTCGTCTTCACCGGCTGCCTGTTCCCCCTCGCCGGCGCCCTCGGCGTCAACGAGTTCTCGTACCTGATGCCGTCGCGCTGGGCCGTCGGCGCCGCCGGTACCACGCTCGACTTCAACAAGATCAACCCGCACAACTCGACCGACTCGGATCCGCTCTGGGACCACGACGCCCTGACGTGGGCCCTGGACATGACCGCCCTGTTCGCCCTGGCCGCCGTCTGCGGCTTCCTCGTGGCCCGCTTCCTGCGCCGCCACGAGCCGGAGGTCATGCGGAAGTAGTTCCCGGGCACGAGCGGTCCCAGGACACGCGAAGGGCGGCACCCCCGGTGGGGTGCCGCCCTTCGGGCGTACGGGTCAGAGGTCCGCGCAGACCTCAGTACGCGCCGTTGACGTTGTCGATCGAGCCGTACCGGTCGGCCGCGTAGTTGGCGGCGGCGGTGATGTTGGCGACCGGGTTGTACTGGCTCTTGACCGTGCCGGCGACGTGGTAGGCGTCGAAGGTGGGCTTGATGACCTGCAGCAGACCGATCGACGGGACACCGTTGATGGCGTTGATGTCCCAGTTGTTGATCGCGTTCGGGTCGCCCGCGGACTCGCGGATGATGTTGCGGTGCAGACCGTCGTACGTACCCGGTATGCCGTGCTTCTTCATGATGTCCAGCGACTGGCGGATCCAGCCGTCGAGGTTGTTCGCGTAGGTCTTGGCGGCGGCCGGCTTGACCGCGGCACGCTTGGCGGACCGGCTCGCGGCCTCCTTCGCCTTGCGGGCGTCCTCGGCCTTCTTCTTCGCGGCGGCGTCGGCTGCCTTCTTTGCGGCGGCCGCGTCGGCGGCCTTCTTCTTCGCGGCCGCGGCCTGGGCGTCGGCCAGCTGGCCACTGAGGCCGACGGTCGCGACCTTGAGCTGCTGGGAGGAGACGGAGGCCGGAGCGGCGGCGACCGAGTCGGCGCTTGCCTGGGTCTCGGCCGGTACGAGGGAGAACGCGAGGGCCGCGGCGCCGAGCGTGGCGACACCGGCGAACGAGAGCTTGTGGGTCTTGGTCAGCGCGGGACTATGACCAGGAGTGCGGAGCTGCTTGGGCATGGCTGAGGGACCTCTTCGAATAGCGCGGAGGCCGCTCTCGGTCCGGAGGGGACAAAGTGTTTCCGGATCAAACGCCGCGGGTAGGTACCTGCGGCGCCGAGCGACGGCAGCCATTCTTAGCGACCGCAATTTTCCCTGGCAAAGGTGTGACGTACGACCTCGGGTAGTGGACCCCGTAGGGGCAAAACGGGGCAGACCGATACGTCTGCCCCGCTCACCATGAGTCCGTATATCTCCTATGTCCGTTCGTACGTGATGTGCGTCCTATGTGCGGGCTCACATCGGCCGGGGTGCGGTCTCACCAGCAGTTGCTGGAGCAATGCTCTGTGTGAGGGTCCTCCTCCGGGAGGATGAGGTGCACGTCGCCGAACTCGTGCCACAGGTAGCGCCCCCGCAGCGCCTCGTCGTACCCGCGGTCGACAGCCACCCCGCCGGCGATCGCCTCCAGCATCAGCAGATGGGAGGCCTCGGGCTCGTGCAGCCCGGTGAGCAGCCCGTCGACGACCCGCACCCCGCGCTCCGGGGTCACCACGAGGCCGGTCCAGCCCTCCGCCGCCCGCACCACCCCGTCGGTGCCGGCCGCCGACTCCACGGCGCGCACGGCCGTGGTGCCGATCCCGATGACCCGGCCGTCGCCGGCCTTAGCCGCGTTGATCAGCCGCGCCGAGGCCTCCGGCACCGCGAAACGCTCCGGGTACGGCGGTTCGTGCGCCTCGGCCGAGGCGACCCCCGTGTGCAGGGTGACGGGCGCGAACTGCACACCACGGCTCACCAGCTCCGCCACCAGCCGCGTGGTGAAGGGCCGCGCCGCGCTCGGCATCTCCGCGCTCCCCGACCCGTCCGCGGACGGCAGCGCGAACACCGTCTGGTACGCGGACAGCGGCTGGTCCCTCTCCGTGTAGGAGTACCGGACGGGCCTCCCGTGCCGCCGCAGAAGCCCCAGGACGTCGGGATCCGAGGCCCGCCCCCACCACAGCCGTGCGCTCCGCCCGGTGAGGGGCTCCTCCAGCACGATCCGAACGCCCCCGGGGAGCCGTACCTCCGCCCCGGCGGGCCCGCCCGCCCGCGCGCGCGTGGTGCCCCTCCCATCGGGCTCCCGCAGCTCCACGGCCCAGCGCCCGTCGTCGCCGTGGGTGGAGAAATGCACCACCACGCGCGCGTGCCCGACCTTTCCGTCCACCGCCGCCGCCAGCGTCGCGGACGTGTTCACGACGAGGAGGTCCCCGGCCCGCAGACGCCCCGGCAGATCCACGAACGCGTGATGCGACACCTGGGCCCCGCGGGAGACGAGCAGCCGCACCGCGTCGCGGTCGAGCCCCGGCCCCCGCTGCTCGGCCGGCACGCGGGCCGACAGCTCCTCCGGCACCCTCCACCCCGTCCTGCCGCGACCGGACGGAGGCCTCCCCATGGCGGTCGTCATCGCCGACCCTGCGGAGACGAGGCCCCGGAGCGCCCGCTCACCGGACGCCGGGCGGACCCTTCCGAGACAGCACCGGCACCGGTCGCCGCGGCGACACGAGGCCCGGCGACGGCGGAGCGGCTCATCGGGTCACCTCCAGGAGGGCCGGCGCCGCGTACCTGCCACTTTCCGGACGCCGGTCGAGCAGGCGCAGAAAGGCCGGGACGACACTCGCCGGACCGGGCCGCGGATCGTCGTCGTCGGGTACGGCCGCCGCGTACAGGTCCGTGGCCATGTCACCCGGATCGACCGCCCAGACCCGCAGCCCGGGCTCCTCCGCCCCGAGCACCGCGGAGAGATGGTCGAGCGCCGCCTTCGAGGCCCCGTAGCCGCCCCAGGTCTCGTACGCCTCGGCGGCGGCGTCCGAACTGACGTCGATCACCGTGCCCGCCGGCGACTCGCGCAACAGCGGCAGCGCCTCCTGGACCAGCCCGAGCGCCGCGACCACGTTGACCTCCAGAGCGCGCCGCAGCCCCTCCAGCGCCAGCGCTTCGAGCCGTACGAGCGGTTCGGCGCCCAGCGCGCTCGCGTTGTTCACCAGGAGATCGACGCCGCCGAGCTCCCGCGCCGCCGCCACCAGACCGGCACGGTGCGCACCGTCCGTGACGTCCCCGGGCAGCGCCCGCACCCGTGTCCCGTACGCGCCGAGGGCCGCGGCCGTCTCCCGAAGGGGCGGGCCCGTTCTGGCGTCGAGCACCAGATCCCAGCCGCGCTCCGCCAGGGCCTCGGCGAGCGCGCGCCCCAGCCCCTTCGAAGCCCCTGTGATGATCGCTACCGGCATGACGTCCGTCCCCTCGTCGCACGGCCGCCGCTCCCGGCAGCCGTCCTCAACGTAGGAACCAGGAGGCCCTCGCCGCCTCGTGCGCAGGCCCCATGCGCCGGGGCCCTTCGCCCTAGGTCCAGCGGCCCAGGGAGGGCCGCCACAGGTCGGATACGCGCTGTCACACCCCGCCGGTACCGTGAGGTCATGAGTCAAGGACCCCGGTCGGGCCTGTACGCGGTGAGTTCCGCGCTGCTCGCGATGAGCAGGCACCTGGAGGTGCGTGACGTCCTCAAGACGATCGTCGCCTCGGCCCGCGAACTGCTCGACGCGCAGTACGCGGCGCTCGGGGTTCCCGACGACCACGGCGGCTTCGCCCAGTTCGTCGTCGACGGTGTCAGTGACGCCCAGTGGAAGGCCATCGGCCCGCTTCCGCGCCAGCACGGCATCCTCGCCGCGATGCTGCAGGAGGCCCGCGCCGAGCGCCTCGCCGACGTGCGCCAGGATCCGCGCTTCGAGGGCTGGCCCTCCGCCCACCCCGACATGTCCGATTTCCTGGGCCTGCCCATCCGCGACGGCGACGAGGTCATCGGCGCCCTCTTCCTCGCCAACAAGCTGCGTCCCGCGGCGGGCGACCCCTCACACCCCGCGGGCCGCGAGCCGGCCTGCGGCTTCACCGAGGACGACGAGGAACTGCTGCGGATCCTCGCCCAGCACGCCGCGATCGCCCTCACGAACGCCCGCCTGTACGAGCGCAGCCGCGAGCTGACCATCGCCGAGGAGCGGTCCCGCCTCGCCCACGAACTGCACGACGCCGTCAGCCAGAAGCTGTTCTCCCTGCGCCTCACCGCCCAGGCCGCCGCGGCCCTGGTGGACCGCGACCCGGACCGCGCCAAGGGGGAACTGCACCAGGTGGCGACGCTGGCCGCCGAGGCCGCCGACGAACTGCGCGCCGCCGTGGTGGAGCTGCGCCCCGCCGCCCTCGACGAGGACGGCCTGGTCGCCACGCTGCGCACCCAGATACAGGTCCTCGACCGGGCCCACACCGCGCGCGTGACCTTCGACAGCCGGAGTGTCCGCGCGCTGCCCGCAGCCCAGGAGGAGGCCATGCTGCGGGTCGCCCAGGAGGCCCTGCACAACGCGCTGCGGCACTCCGGCGGAGCCCGCGTCGACGTCACCCTGGAGAGGCGGGGCCAGGGCGCCGTGCTGCGCGTCAGCGACGACGGCGCCGGCTTCGAGCCCCGGGCGACCCGCCGCGCGGGCCGCCATCTCGGCCTGGTGTCCATGCGTGACCGTACGAACGGCGTCGGAGGCACGCTCAGGGTGGAATCGGCGCCCGGAAAGGGCACCACGATCGAGATGGAGGTCCCTGGTGGCTGACGCAATCAAGGTGCTGCTCGTCGACGACCACCAGGTCGTCCGCCGGGGGCTGCGCACGTTCCTCGAAGTGCAGGACGACATCGAGGTCGTGGGTGAGGCGTCCGACGGCGCCGAAGGAGTCGCCCGCGCCGAGGAGTTGAAGCCCGACGTCGTCCTCATGGACGTCAAGATGCCGGGGATGGACGGCGTGGAGGCCCTGCGCAGGCTCCGCGCACTCGACAACCCCGCGCGCGTGCTCATCGTCACCAGCTTCACCGAACAGCGCACGGTGGTCCCGGCCCTGC of the Streptomyces aurantiacus genome contains:
- a CDS encoding CynX/NimT family MFS transporter; its protein translation is MMGRMTGEETRTTMAPPIRSSAHDADLRPPVTRAWMTRLVIVGIVLTALNLRPAITSLGALLEEVRDGLGMSGSVAGLLTSVPPLCFAVFGVMAPRLARRFGPAAVVCAGMLAIGAGLAVRPFAGSTAGFLAASALALMGIAVSNVLMPVIVKRWFPDRVGSMTGLYSMALALGTASAAAVTVPMTRALGGAWQSGLAVWAGLAAVAVLPWIPLARARGTALSAERVPAAASGSAQEAAPLRITRSRTAWALAVFFGLQATAAYITMGWMAQIFRDAGVPAGTAGLLLAVTMVMGVPLAFVIPRLATRMPHQGPIVVALGLCGFVGYAGLYLAPAGGAWAWALLLGVSNCAFPLALTMVGMRARTGAGVAQLSAFAQSTGYLISIPGPLLVGVLYQHSGGWGLPIALMTGLMVPQIVVGVLAGRDRTVEDEAAR
- a CDS encoding SGM_5486 family transporter-associated protein translates to MPVLDPNPQNGQKKMLLVFGAFLLIFVVIGVIASIASP
- a CDS encoding SixA phosphatase family protein, whose product is MSVAEPRRIVLFRHAKADWPDVPDHERPLAERGRKDAAVAGRKLADSGIPFDLALCSTAVRTRETWKLAVHELPHRPKTVYEERLYEASPGQLIAVLNETPDDVRNALLIGHNPGVQGLADILADRSEDDAQERLSRHEFPAAAFAVFSFTGSWKSLEPGAATLVEHWDPSE
- the serB gene encoding phosphoserine phosphatase SerB, which codes for MSSSQTSDVPTLLVKIFGKDRPGITAGLFDTLAAYSVDVVDIEQVVTRGRIVLCALVTHPPAGLEGDLRATVHSWADSMRLQAEIISGHGDNRPRGHGRSLVTVLGHPLTAESTAAIAARITGTGGNIDRIFRLAKYPVTAVEFAVSGTEPEALRTALVTEAAALGVDIAVVAAGLHRRAQRLVVMDVDSTLIQDEVIELFAAHAGCEDEVAEVTAAAMRGELDFEQSLHARVALLEGLDASVVDKVRSEVRLTPGARTLIRTLKRLGFQVGVVSGGFTQVTDDLKERLGLDFAQANTLEIVDGKLTGRVTGEIVDRAGKARLLRRFAAEAGVPLTQTVAIGDGANDLDMLNAAGLGVAFNAKPVVRQAAHTAVNFPFLDTVLYLLGVTREEVEAADMHVD
- a CDS encoding streptophobe family protein, encoding MSDGSVGHGRRVPLGDVLLSSIAAVSWALIGMAGVAALGLHLLGADAEASLGPMTAAVVALGAGGSVTPSGDVSAFGLDGAQAETALQITPLGVSLVGALLLSWFFLRSLHGAGAVIAPAELLARAGTVAALFVAMLGGLAWAGHDIITIDGGSLGLDELPGGGLPDAVEVPGLGDIGGLLPDRLGDLAEANAQVGFTVETVPTLLGGLGWVLGVLVIALLASRRTPLPPGWTAVHRLVRPAVSALVTVVLVAVLAGCAAAAYAALGDDNPKRIAGAALLGAPNGVWLGIPIGLFVPWDGKATGPFLQFLPDPMDDLLKFSEQPVTLGRLAELDSRVWLLGVAAALMMLFAGVLTAARTPFVRERGVLGFAGRCALRLAVVTASAMPLLAWLTEVSVDASLSVLGIDAFDSGIELRGQLGMALLLGALWGAGAGAAGALLACATGAAGRQAAPQARVGAGTGSGAPYAEAAGEAGPYHPGTPFRPANPDTNPYLRLPDELREPGPGRGPGARTPGAPSSPGGQAPGGRLPGARPPDDVYGARTVAGPFIPPPPPPAGPGSRHRSRSSQDGPPPPPDELPPPPPPRKPGGRR
- a CDS encoding ABC transporter ATP-binding protein/permease, whose amino-acid sequence is MGHGVPELVLELNGRTWTLDASRPYTLGRDPQGDVVLDDARVSWRHATISWGGRSWVIEDHGSTNGTFVQGQRIHQMEIGPGSAVHLGNATDGPRLSLSGAAAAAPQAQQQPYAAQGAPAAGWAQQAPPPQQPAPEQGWQQPQQGGHIPQQQGPGGGAGAPPVYGDRSPTTFHQMSLGRVMRIGRALENELVVSDLQVSRHHAEFHATPDGRYEIRDLGSHNGTYVNGMPIAKGGSALLGPNDIVGVGHSTFRLVGDRLEEFVDTGEVSFSARHLTVTVDGGKQILKDVSFGVPEKSLIAVIGPSGSGKSTLLKALTGYRPANQGDVLYDNRNLYKQFAELRQRIGLVPQDDILHKELTVKKALKYAAKLRFPADTTTQERDARIDEVLRELKLDVHKEKKVTSLSGGQRKRVSVALELLTKPSLIFLDEPTSGLDPGMDRDVMQLLRGLADDGRTVLVVTHSVAELAICDKLLVMAPGGSVAYFGPPEEALNFFGYDTWADVFSAFENYRDYDWAGRWKGSQHYQMYAADIDAVAPQSVHMPSPQAMRPPKPQGWLSQLSTLVRRYVSVIVSDKGFLALTVILPAVLGAVSLLIEPDKTLLVNKQLGPNGLPIPNSTAATVLLILAVGACFAGAANSVRELIKERVIYERERATGLSRSAYLMSKVIVLGVITMLQGALVGAIGFMSRTIPDEGLILGGAVAIELSLPIMALGFTSMMFGLVISSLVKTAEKTMPLLVMFAIIQVVFTGCLFPLAGALGVNEFSYLMPSRWAVGAAGTTLDFNKINPHNSTDSDPLWDHDALTWALDMTALFALAAVCGFLVARFLRRHEPEVMRK